A window of the Tiliqua scincoides isolate rTilSci1 chromosome 5, rTilSci1.hap2, whole genome shotgun sequence genome harbors these coding sequences:
- the LOC136654294 gene encoding olfactory receptor 14C36-like produces MSNKTSTFGFLLLTFSDVQELQLLHFGAFLLLYLGIVSGNLLIISAIALDRLLHSPMYFFLMNLAIQDVGFVSVIIPKSMTNSLMNARYISYSGCVAQVFFFMFFLASNFALLTVMAYDRYVAICNPLEYEMIMNRNACLQIIAIVWITGFLYSVLHTTGTFASPFCSNIVNQFFCEIPQLLKLACSDLYLIEMGVLVVSIFMSLGCFIFIVITYVHIFSAVWKIRSVHGRRKAFSTCLPHLIVVSTFLCSAIFAYLRPSPDNPSHLDIAITILYSVVPPMLNPVIYSMRNKEIKNAVLRLLGFRASKNIV; encoded by the coding sequence ATGTCCAACAAAACTTCAACATTTGGGTTCCTGCTCTTGACCTTCTCAGATGTTCAGGAATTGCAGCTTCTACATTTTGGGGCCTTCCTGCTGTTGTACTTGGGGATTGTCTcagggaaccttctcatcatctctgCAATAGCTCTTGATCGTCTCCTACacagccccatgtacttctttttaATGAATCTGGCCATTCAAGACGTTGGGTTTGTTTCGGTCATTATCCCTAAATCTATGACCAATTCCCTTATGAATGCCAGGTACATATCTTATTCTGGATGTGTTGCTCAAGTCTTCTTCTTCATGTTCTTTTTAGCATCCAATTTTGCCCTTCTCAcagtcatggcttatgaccggtaTGTAGCTATTTGCAACCCATTAGAGTATGAAATGATCATGAACAGGAATGCTTGTCTGCAAATAATTGCTATTGTATGGATTACTGGTTTTCTCTATTCAGTGTTACACACCACTGGCACTTTTGCAAGCCCTTTCTGCTCAAACATTGtcaaccagttcttctgtgaaatccctcAATTACTGAAGCTTGCCTGTTCTGACTTATACTTAATTGAAATGGGAGTTCTTGTAGTAAGCATTTTCATGAGTTTaggctgctttattttcattgtCATAACTTATGTGCACATCTTCAGTGCAGTGTGGAAGATCCGTTCTGTGCACGGAAGAAGAAAAGCCTtctcaacttgccttccccacctcattgttGTCTCCACATTTTTGTGTAGTGCAATTTTTGCTTACCTGAGACCTTCTCCTGACAATCCATCACATCTTGATATAGCAATAACTATTCTGTATTCTGTGGTTCCACCCATGCTGAATCcagtgatctacagcatgagaaacaaggaGATCAAAAATGCTGTGCTACGACTGCTGGGTTTCAGAGCATCTAAGAATATAGTGTAG
- the LOC136652896 gene encoding olfactory receptor 14A16-like, translating to MSNKTSVSSASGYLLLPFSDVREFQILHFVAFLLLYLGIVSGNLLIITAIALDHHLHSPMYLFLMNLAIQDAGLVSIFIPKSMANSLMNTRYISYSGCVAQVFLYLFFTASNFSLLTVMAYDRYVAICSLLEYELIMNRGACLQIIAIVWITGFLYSVLHTSGTFAITFCSNIVNQFFCEIPQLLKLACSDLYLIEMGVLVFSIFMCLGCFIVVTYVHIFTAVRRIRSVQGRKKALSTCLPHLIVFSTFVSTASFAYLRPSSDNPSHLDIAITIMYSVVPPLLNPVIYSMRNKEIKNTVRRLLGF from the coding sequence ATGTCCAACAAAACTTCAGTGTCTTCAGCATCTGGGTACCTGCTCCTGCCATTCTCAGACGTTCGTGAATTTCAGATTCTACATTTTGTGGCGTTCCTGCTGTTATACTTGGGGATTGTCTcagggaaccttctcatcatcaCTGCAATAGCTCTTGACCATCACCTGCACAGCCCCATGTACTTATTTTTAATGAACTTGGCCATACAGGACGCTGGGCTTGTGTCAATCTTTATTCCCAAATCCATGGCCAACTCCCTCATGAACACCAGGTACATATCTTATTCTGGATGTGTGGCACAAGTCTTCTTGTACCTTTTCTTTACAGCATCTAATTTTTCCCTTCTCACAGTCATGGCATATGATAGATACGTTGCCATTTGCAGTCTGTTAGAATATGAATTGATCATGAACAGGGGCGCTTGTCTGCAAATAATTGCCATTGTATGGATCACTGGTTTTCTCTATTCAGTGTTGCACACCAGTGGCACTTTTGCAATCACTTTCTGCTCCAACATTGtcaaccagttcttctgtgaaatccctcAATTACTGAAGCTTGCCTGTTCTGACTTATACCTGATTGAAATGGGAGTTCTTGTATTCAGCATTTTCATGTGCTTGGGCTGCTTTATTGTTGTAACCTATGTGCACATCTTCACTGCAGTGCGCAGAATACGTTCTGTGCAAGGCAGGAAAAAGGCCCtctcaacttgccttccccaccttaTTGTTTTCTCCACCTTTGTGTCTACTGCAAGTTTTGCTTACCTGAGGCCCTCCTCTGACAATCCATCTCACCTGGACATAGCAATAACTATTATGTACTCTGTGGTTCCACCCCTGCTGAATCCAGTAatctacagcatgagaaataAGGAGATCAAAAACACAGTGAGAAGACTTTTGGGTTTCTGA